One Cricetulus griseus strain 17A/GY chromosome 5, alternate assembly CriGri-PICRH-1.0, whole genome shotgun sequence genomic window carries:
- the Plekhg3 gene encoding pleckstrin homology domain-containing family G member 3 isoform X8 yields MPVSTTLHQDGSQERPPSLMSTTSSSGSSRDSHSAMEEPTGSEASAQNGTGSPWSRHVPNSNNSSGWLNMKGPLSPFNGRAGTGPAYHKLNYLGRVVREIVETERMYVQDLRSIVEDYLSKIIDTPGLLKPEQVSALFGNIESIYALNSQLLRDLDSCNNDPVAVASCFVERSQEFDIYTQYCNNYPNSVAALTECMQDKQQAKFFRDRQELLQHSLPLGSYLLKPVQRILKYHLLLQEIAKHFDEEEDGFEVVVDAIDTMTCVAWYINDMKRRHEHAVRLQEIQSLLINWKGPDLTTFGELVLEATFRVHRVRNERTFFLFDKILLITKKRGDHFVYKGHIPCSSLMLIESTKDSLCFTLTHYKHSKQQYSIQAKTAEEKRSWTHHIKRLILENHHATIPQKAKEAILEMDSYYPSRYRCSPERLKKAWSSQDEVSTHVRQGRRQSEPGYTLFSRATLPSRQQGLEMPGLKGRRKSEPPRHLLRQLNDKARAAGMKGKRHRESEGSKSCRRPSDRSPTSAEKRMSFESVSSLPEVETDPELGADQEAFTALEVPSTEEMPSDSESPEVLETQLHAPKGLLGVDSPVDVVDFVEPVGPEDLKALSSEEEEEEEGMGTTQESDSLLPPSVLDQASVIAERFASSFSRRSSLAMEDGKSSGLGTPRLISRSSSVLSLEGSEKGLARWGSTGDSLSNPPTPEVVISADMVTDNGPSVNGTESTNSDSGCLAEPGSSCKKKESALSTRDRQLLDKIKNYYENAEHHDAGFSIRRRESLSYIPKGLVRSSVSRFNSLPKPDMEPAAPLGYKRPGSSRPASWALFDLPGPSQSGTGDPAPVTDAEFRPSSEIVKIWERMESSERSPQTGPGQSQANGFELQEPLFILEEHELGAITEEFAVASPESSSPPEQPNPAHLAQELKELVKELSSGAQGELVTPLHPRIVQLSHVMDSHMSERVKNKVYQLARQYSLRIKNIKTARPPLQWDKATPDQDEQIPTISGLPEEEAVELLGGKARRKPVLSLLSYEQLMAQDQGTSKFSSAAETSPRRVSLSPSALSPRTTSPGSQPSTRSPLSPFDTETFNWPDVRELCSKYTSHDKAAQAESNWPRGLLVNRSRSLPENIVEPPVSGKVGLCCSMNTKRPQQGGEASHPPPSHPPPQSSLNGGESLYITADLTLENNHRVIVMEKGPHPISTVGLEEGSGKEPSSPVVLKGRGQGFQECAEYHQPKEEGPRDPADTSKQGRVRNLREKFQALNSVG; encoded by the exons ATGCCCGTCTCTACTACCCTCCACCAAGATGGCAGCCAGGAGCGGCCACCAAGCCTAATGTCTACCACTTCCTCATCTGGCTCCTCCCGTGACAGCCACAGTGCCATGGAGGAGCCCACAGGCTCTGAGGCTTCAGCCCAGAATGGGACAGGCTCCCCTTGGAGCCGGCATGTTCCCAACAGCAACAACTCCAGTGGCTGGCTGAACATGAAGGGACCCCTCTCCCCATTCAACGGTCGTGCAGGGACAGGTCCTGCCTATCATAAGCTCAACTACCTGGGCCGGGTGGTTCGAGAGATTGTGGAAACTGAGCGCATGTATGTACAGGACCTTCGGAGCATTGTGGAG GACTACCTCTCGAAGATCATTGATACTCCCGGGCTCCTGAAGCCAGAGCAAGTCAGTGCCCTCTTTGGAAACATAGAGAGCATCTATGCACTGAACAG CCAGCTTCTCAGAGATCTGGACAGCTGCAATAATGACCCTGTGgctgtggccagctgctttgtggAAAGG AGCCAAGAGTTTGACATCTACACTCAGTATTGCAACAACTACCCCAA CTCAGTAGCAGCCCTGACTGAGTGCATGCAGGACAAGCAACAGGCCAAGTTCTTCCGAGACCGGCAGGAGCTGCTGCAACACTCTCTGCCTCTGGGCTCCTACCTGCTGAAGCCTGTCCAGCGCATCCTCAAATACCACCTGCTGCTCCAG GAAATTGCCAAACATTTTGATGAAGAAGAGGATGGCTTTGAGGTGGTAGTGGATGCCATTGACACAATGACATGTGTGGCCTGGTATATCAATGACATGAAGAGGAGACATGAGCACGCGGTTCGGCTACAG GAGATCCAGTCACTGCTCATTAACTGGAAGGGACCAGACCTGACCACCTTTGGAGAACTGGTCCTGGAAGCCACCTTCCGTGTACACCGCGTGCGCAACGAGAGAACTTTCTTCCTCTTTGACAAGATACTTCTCATCACCAAGAAGCGGGGTGATCACTTCGTCTACAAGGGTCACATTCCG TGCTCATCGCTGATGCTGATCGAAAGTACCAAAGACTCCCTCTGCTTTACCCTCACACACTATAAGCACAGCAAGCAGCAATACAGCATCCAG GCCAAGACTGCAGAGGAGAAACGGAGCTGGACCCACCACATCAAAAGGCTCATCCTGGAGAACCACCACGCCACCATCCCCCAGAAG GCCAAGGAAGCCATCTTGGAAATGGACTCCTATT ATCCCAGTAGGTATCGCTGTAGCCCAGAGCGGCTGAAGAAGGCGTGGTCCTCCCAGGATGAGGTGTCTACCCATGTACGCCAAGGACGCCGGCAGTCTG AGCCTGGTTATACCCTGTTCAGCAGGGCAACACTTCCCAGCAGGCAGCAAGGATTGGAGATGCCAGGCCTTAAGGGCCGTAGAAAGTCGG AGCCACCCAGACACTTGCTCAGGCAACTGAATGACAAAG CCAGAGCAGCAGGAATGAAG GGAAAGAGACACAGGGAATCTGAAGGCTCTAAAAGCTGCAGAAGGCCCAGCGACCGGTCTCCAACTAGTGCAGAGAAACGCATGAGCTTTGAGTCTGTTTCTTCCCTGCCAGAG GTTGAGACAGATCCTGAGCTTGGGGCCGATCAGGAGGCCTTTACTGCCTTGGaagttcccagcactgaagagatgCCTTCAGACTCAGAATCTCCAGAAGTTCTGGAAACACAGCTTCATGCCCCCAAGGGGCTGCTGGGGGTGGACAGCCCAGTTGATGTAGTGGACTTTGTGGAACCTGTGGGCCCTGAGGACCTTAAGGCCCTGAgtagtgaggaggaggaggaagaggagggaatgggaactaCCCAGGAGTCCGACAGCCTTCTGCCACCCTCAGTGCTGGACCAGGCCAGTGTCATTGCTGAGCGGTTTGCCAGTAGCTTCTCTCGGCGGAGCAGCCTGGCAATGGAGGATGGCAAGTCCAGTGGCCTTGGGACACCACGACTTATCAGCCGGAGCAGCAGTGTGCTCAGCCTGGAGGGCAGTGAGAAGGGCCTAGCTCGATGGGGCAGCACTGGGGACTCTCTCAGCAACCCACCCACCCCAGAAGTGGTCATCAGTGCAGACATGGTCACAGACAATGGCCCTTCTGTCAATGGGACAGAATCTACAAATTCGGACTCAGGCTGCCTCGCGGAACCAGGATCTTCCTGCAAGAAAAAGGAATCAGCACTGTCCACCCGAGACCGGCAGTTGCTGGACAAAATCAAGAACTACTATGAAAATGCAGAGCACCACGATGCAGGCTTCAGCATCCGTCGGCGGGAGAGCCTCTCCTATATCCCTAAAGGATTAGTACGAAGCTCTGTGTCCAGGTTCAACAGCCTTCCCAAGCCAGATATGGAGCCAGCAGCTCCACTTGGGTACAAGAGGCCGGGAAGTTCTCGGCCAGCCTCGTGGGCCTTGTTTGACCTCCCAGGACCCAGCCAGTCAGGCACAGGGGACCCAGCTCCTGTCACAGATGCTGAGTTCCGCCCATCTTCAGAAATTGTGAAGATATGGGAGAGAATGGAGTCTTCTGAGAGAAGTCCTCAGACAGGGCCTGGCCAGAGCCAGGCCAATGGCTTTGAGCTACAAGAGCCACTGTTCATTTTGGAGGAACATGAGCTGGGGGCCATCACTGAGGAGTTTGCCGTGGCTTCTCCGGAAAGTTCCTCTCCCCCCGAGCAGCCCAACCCAGCCCACCTGGCCCAGGAGCTGAAAGAGCTGGTGAAAGAGCTGAGCAGCGGGGCCCAGGGGGAGCTGGTTACCCCACTGCATCCCCGTATTGTACAGCTCTCCCATGTGATGGACAGCCATATGAGCGAGCGTGTCAAGAACAAGGTCTACCAGCTGGCCCGCCAGTACAGCCTCCGAATTAAGAACATCAAGACAGCTAGGCCACCTCTGCAGTGGGATAAAGCAACTCCTGACCAGGATGAGCAGATCCCCACCATCTCCGGCCTGCCAGAAGAGGAAGCTGTAGAGCTGTTAGGGGGCAAAG ccagGAGAAAGCCTGTGCTGTCACTCCTCAGCTATGAGCAGCTGATGGCTCAAGATCAGGGCACCTCCAAATTTTCCTCTGCTGCGGAGACCTCCCCACGCCGTGTCTCCCTCAGCCCTTCCGCGCTCAGCCCAAGAACCACCTCCCCCGGGTCTCAGCCTTCTACTCGGAGCCCTCTCAGCCCCTTCGACACTGAGACCTTCAACTGGCCTGATGTCCGAGAGCTCTGCTCCAAATATACGTCCCATGACAAGGCTGCCCAAGCCGAGAGCAACTGGCCACGTGGCCTGCTGGTCAACCGGAGCCGCTCCTTGCCTGAGAACATAGTAGAGCCTCCTGTGTCTGGCAAGGTGGGCCTCTGCTGCAGCATGAACACTAAGAGGCCCCAGCAAGGTGGGGAGGCATCCCACCCTCCACCTTCTCACCCTCCTCCTCAAAGCAGCCTGAATGGAGGTGAATCTCTGTATATCACCGCAGACCTTACCCTGGAGAACAACCATCGAGTGATTGTCATGGAGAAGGGGCCCCATCCTATCTCCACTGTGGGGCTGGAGGAGGGCAGTGGGAAGGAACCAAGTTCCCCAGTGGTTTTGAAGGGACGGGGCCAAGGTTTTCAGGAGTGTGCAGagtaccaccagcccaaggaAGAAGGTCCCAGGGACCCAGCTGACACAAGCAAGCAGGGTAGAGTGAGAAACCTGAGGGAGAAATtccaggccttgaactctgtgGGTTGA
- the Plekhg3 gene encoding pleckstrin homology domain-containing family G member 3 isoform X5, translating to MPVSTTLHQDGSQERPPSLMSTTSSSGSSRDSHSAMEEPTGSEASAQNGTGSPWSRHVPNSNNSSGWLNMKGPLSPFNGRAGTGPAYHKLNYLGRVVREIVETERMYVQDLRSIVEDYLSKIIDTPGLLKPEQVSALFGNIESIYALNSQLLRDLDSCNNDPVAVASCFVERSQEFDIYTQYCNNYPNSVAALTECMQDKQQAKFFRDRQELLQHSLPLGSYLLKPVQRILKYHLLLQEIAKHFDEEEDGFEVVVDAIDTMTCVAWYINDMKRRHEHAVRLQEIQSLLINWKGPDLTTFGELVLEATFRVHRVRNERTFFLFDKILLITKKRGDHFVYKGHIPCSSLMLIESTKDSLCFTLTHYKHSKQQYSIQAKTAEEKRSWTHHIKRLILENHHATIPQKAKEAILEMDSYYPSRYRCSPERLKKAWSSQDEVSTHVRQGRRQSEPGYTLFSRATLPSRQQGLEMPGLKGRRKSEPPRHLLRQLNDKARAAGMKHAGSAGALLDFGQLPRARDLQPEAEGAAREELEEEEAIAKEEQQQQTFPVSLEDLAGHEGSEKEPGPELPGSEEEEEEEEEESLAVAEQGKRHRESEGSKSCRRPSDRSPTSAEKRMSFESVSSLPEVETDPELGADQEAFTALEVPSTEEMPSDSESPEVLETQLHAPKGLLGVDSPVDVVDFVEPVGPEDLKALSSEEEEEEEGMGTTQESDSLLPPSVLDQASVIAERFASSFSRRSSLAMEDGKSSGLGTPRLISRSSSVLSLEGSEKGLARWGSTGDSLSNPPTPEVVISADMVTDNGPSVNGTESTNSDSGCLAEPGSSCKKKESALSTRDRQLLDKIKNYYENAEHHDAGFSIRRRESLSYIPKGLVRSSVSRFNSLPKPDMEPAAPLGYKRPGSSRPASWALFDLPGPSQSGTGDPAPVTDAEFRPSSEIVKIWERMESSERSPQTGPGQSQANGFELQEPLFILEEHELGAITEEFAVASPESSSPPEQPNPAHLAQELKELVKELSSGAQGELVTPLHPRIVQLSHVMDSHMSERVKNKVYQLARQYSLRIKNIKTARPPLQWDKATPDQDEQIPTISGLPEEEAVELLGGKARRKPVLSLLSYEQLMAQDQGTSKFSSAAETSPRRVSLSPSALSPRTTSPGSQPSTRSPLSPFDTETFNWPDVRELCSKYTSHDKAAQAESNWPRGLLVNRSRSLPENIVEPPVSGKVGLCCSMNTKRPQQGGEASHPPPSHPPPQSSLNGGESLYITADLTLENNHRVIVMEKGPHPISTVGLEEGSGKEPSSPVVLKGRGQGFQECAEYHQPKEEGPRDPADTSKQGRVRNLREKFQALNSVG from the exons ATGCCCGTCTCTACTACCCTCCACCAAGATGGCAGCCAGGAGCGGCCACCAAGCCTAATGTCTACCACTTCCTCATCTGGCTCCTCCCGTGACAGCCACAGTGCCATGGAGGAGCCCACAGGCTCTGAGGCTTCAGCCCAGAATGGGACAGGCTCCCCTTGGAGCCGGCATGTTCCCAACAGCAACAACTCCAGTGGCTGGCTGAACATGAAGGGACCCCTCTCCCCATTCAACGGTCGTGCAGGGACAGGTCCTGCCTATCATAAGCTCAACTACCTGGGCCGGGTGGTTCGAGAGATTGTGGAAACTGAGCGCATGTATGTACAGGACCTTCGGAGCATTGTGGAG GACTACCTCTCGAAGATCATTGATACTCCCGGGCTCCTGAAGCCAGAGCAAGTCAGTGCCCTCTTTGGAAACATAGAGAGCATCTATGCACTGAACAG CCAGCTTCTCAGAGATCTGGACAGCTGCAATAATGACCCTGTGgctgtggccagctgctttgtggAAAGG AGCCAAGAGTTTGACATCTACACTCAGTATTGCAACAACTACCCCAA CTCAGTAGCAGCCCTGACTGAGTGCATGCAGGACAAGCAACAGGCCAAGTTCTTCCGAGACCGGCAGGAGCTGCTGCAACACTCTCTGCCTCTGGGCTCCTACCTGCTGAAGCCTGTCCAGCGCATCCTCAAATACCACCTGCTGCTCCAG GAAATTGCCAAACATTTTGATGAAGAAGAGGATGGCTTTGAGGTGGTAGTGGATGCCATTGACACAATGACATGTGTGGCCTGGTATATCAATGACATGAAGAGGAGACATGAGCACGCGGTTCGGCTACAG GAGATCCAGTCACTGCTCATTAACTGGAAGGGACCAGACCTGACCACCTTTGGAGAACTGGTCCTGGAAGCCACCTTCCGTGTACACCGCGTGCGCAACGAGAGAACTTTCTTCCTCTTTGACAAGATACTTCTCATCACCAAGAAGCGGGGTGATCACTTCGTCTACAAGGGTCACATTCCG TGCTCATCGCTGATGCTGATCGAAAGTACCAAAGACTCCCTCTGCTTTACCCTCACACACTATAAGCACAGCAAGCAGCAATACAGCATCCAG GCCAAGACTGCAGAGGAGAAACGGAGCTGGACCCACCACATCAAAAGGCTCATCCTGGAGAACCACCACGCCACCATCCCCCAGAAG GCCAAGGAAGCCATCTTGGAAATGGACTCCTATT ATCCCAGTAGGTATCGCTGTAGCCCAGAGCGGCTGAAGAAGGCGTGGTCCTCCCAGGATGAGGTGTCTACCCATGTACGCCAAGGACGCCGGCAGTCTG AGCCTGGTTATACCCTGTTCAGCAGGGCAACACTTCCCAGCAGGCAGCAAGGATTGGAGATGCCAGGCCTTAAGGGCCGTAGAAAGTCGG AGCCACCCAGACACTTGCTCAGGCAACTGAATGACAAAG CCAGAGCAGCAGGAATGAAG CATGCAGGCAGTGCTGGGGCCCTCCTGGACTTTGGGCAGCTGCCCCGTGCACGGGACCTTCAGCCAGAGGCTGAGGGGGCTGCCCGGGAGGAGcttgaggaagaggaggcaatAGCAAAGgaggaacagcagcagcagaccTTCCCAGTCTCCCTGGAAGACCTGGCAGGGCATGAAGGCAGTGAGAAGGAGCCTGGGCCAGAGCTCCCAGgctcagaggaggaagaggaggaggaggaggaggagagtctGGCAGTGGCGGAGCAG GGAAAGAGACACAGGGAATCTGAAGGCTCTAAAAGCTGCAGAAGGCCCAGCGACCGGTCTCCAACTAGTGCAGAGAAACGCATGAGCTTTGAGTCTGTTTCTTCCCTGCCAGAG GTTGAGACAGATCCTGAGCTTGGGGCCGATCAGGAGGCCTTTACTGCCTTGGaagttcccagcactgaagagatgCCTTCAGACTCAGAATCTCCAGAAGTTCTGGAAACACAGCTTCATGCCCCCAAGGGGCTGCTGGGGGTGGACAGCCCAGTTGATGTAGTGGACTTTGTGGAACCTGTGGGCCCTGAGGACCTTAAGGCCCTGAgtagtgaggaggaggaggaagaggagggaatgggaactaCCCAGGAGTCCGACAGCCTTCTGCCACCCTCAGTGCTGGACCAGGCCAGTGTCATTGCTGAGCGGTTTGCCAGTAGCTTCTCTCGGCGGAGCAGCCTGGCAATGGAGGATGGCAAGTCCAGTGGCCTTGGGACACCACGACTTATCAGCCGGAGCAGCAGTGTGCTCAGCCTGGAGGGCAGTGAGAAGGGCCTAGCTCGATGGGGCAGCACTGGGGACTCTCTCAGCAACCCACCCACCCCAGAAGTGGTCATCAGTGCAGACATGGTCACAGACAATGGCCCTTCTGTCAATGGGACAGAATCTACAAATTCGGACTCAGGCTGCCTCGCGGAACCAGGATCTTCCTGCAAGAAAAAGGAATCAGCACTGTCCACCCGAGACCGGCAGTTGCTGGACAAAATCAAGAACTACTATGAAAATGCAGAGCACCACGATGCAGGCTTCAGCATCCGTCGGCGGGAGAGCCTCTCCTATATCCCTAAAGGATTAGTACGAAGCTCTGTGTCCAGGTTCAACAGCCTTCCCAAGCCAGATATGGAGCCAGCAGCTCCACTTGGGTACAAGAGGCCGGGAAGTTCTCGGCCAGCCTCGTGGGCCTTGTTTGACCTCCCAGGACCCAGCCAGTCAGGCACAGGGGACCCAGCTCCTGTCACAGATGCTGAGTTCCGCCCATCTTCAGAAATTGTGAAGATATGGGAGAGAATGGAGTCTTCTGAGAGAAGTCCTCAGACAGGGCCTGGCCAGAGCCAGGCCAATGGCTTTGAGCTACAAGAGCCACTGTTCATTTTGGAGGAACATGAGCTGGGGGCCATCACTGAGGAGTTTGCCGTGGCTTCTCCGGAAAGTTCCTCTCCCCCCGAGCAGCCCAACCCAGCCCACCTGGCCCAGGAGCTGAAAGAGCTGGTGAAAGAGCTGAGCAGCGGGGCCCAGGGGGAGCTGGTTACCCCACTGCATCCCCGTATTGTACAGCTCTCCCATGTGATGGACAGCCATATGAGCGAGCGTGTCAAGAACAAGGTCTACCAGCTGGCCCGCCAGTACAGCCTCCGAATTAAGAACATCAAGACAGCTAGGCCACCTCTGCAGTGGGATAAAGCAACTCCTGACCAGGATGAGCAGATCCCCACCATCTCCGGCCTGCCAGAAGAGGAAGCTGTAGAGCTGTTAGGGGGCAAAG ccagGAGAAAGCCTGTGCTGTCACTCCTCAGCTATGAGCAGCTGATGGCTCAAGATCAGGGCACCTCCAAATTTTCCTCTGCTGCGGAGACCTCCCCACGCCGTGTCTCCCTCAGCCCTTCCGCGCTCAGCCCAAGAACCACCTCCCCCGGGTCTCAGCCTTCTACTCGGAGCCCTCTCAGCCCCTTCGACACTGAGACCTTCAACTGGCCTGATGTCCGAGAGCTCTGCTCCAAATATACGTCCCATGACAAGGCTGCCCAAGCCGAGAGCAACTGGCCACGTGGCCTGCTGGTCAACCGGAGCCGCTCCTTGCCTGAGAACATAGTAGAGCCTCCTGTGTCTGGCAAGGTGGGCCTCTGCTGCAGCATGAACACTAAGAGGCCCCAGCAAGGTGGGGAGGCATCCCACCCTCCACCTTCTCACCCTCCTCCTCAAAGCAGCCTGAATGGAGGTGAATCTCTGTATATCACCGCAGACCTTACCCTGGAGAACAACCATCGAGTGATTGTCATGGAGAAGGGGCCCCATCCTATCTCCACTGTGGGGCTGGAGGAGGGCAGTGGGAAGGAACCAAGTTCCCCAGTGGTTTTGAAGGGACGGGGCCAAGGTTTTCAGGAGTGTGCAGagtaccaccagcccaaggaAGAAGGTCCCAGGGACCCAGCTGACACAAGCAAGCAGGGTAGAGTGAGAAACCTGAGGGAGAAATtccaggccttgaactctgtgGGTTGA